The following DNA comes from Haloarchaeobius salinus.
GGTCTCCATGAGGAACGGGGCGTCCGAGGCGGCTGCGACCGTGAGACGCTCCTTCTCGCTCATCACGCTCGGGACCGGGCCGGCGAGCTCGCCGCCGGCGTAGTGCTTGACGACCCGTGTCCGGTCCAGGCCCTCGTCCTCCGCCCAGTCGGCGACCTCGGTGAGGTCGTCGCTCGCCTCGGTGTGGAGCTGGACCGCACAGTCGGCCCCGGCTCCGAGCGAGAACGCGTGGCGCATCACGTCGTTCGAGGCCTCCCAGACGGCGTCTTCGACCTCGTAGTGCGGGCGGCCGGATTTGAGTGCGAGGGCGCGTCCGTCGGCGACGTACTTCGCGGCGAGGTCGAGTCCGGCCTGCATCAGGTCGCGTGCCTCCCCGGGTGTGTGGCCGTCGTCGACGAGGTGGGAGACGAGCCCCGGATGGACGCCCAGCACCGGCCACGCTCGTCCGTCGAGTCGCTCGCTCGCGGCCGCGACGGCCCCGATGGTCGCCTCGAACACGTGCCGGAAGGACTCGCGGTCGGTCGGCAGGTCGCCAAGGTGCCAGGACGGCTTGTTGACGACGAGCAGGTGGGTGCCACCCAGCCGTGCGAAGTCGTCGACAGCAGCCATGCCGCGACCGTGGTCCGGGTCGAGATGCATGTGGTTGTCGAGGACGGGGGTGTCGAGTTCCTCCATCGTGTGTACGTGCGTGCGTGAACGCGGAAGTAACATGATGTTTCGTTCCCTCGGTATCTGGACCACTATTTCCGGATGACGGGCACGCACTGACCGGTGGAAGCTGACAACTGCTCGTGTTGAACACTAGTTAATTCAGTCCCGGCTTGCCAAGATATAAATGGCTAGCGGTAATTGCTATTGGTGGGCATGGCAGATGATACCCCACGCGGTACGAACAGACGTACGTTCCTGAAGACGACCGGTGCCGCCGCGAGTGCGGCCGCCTTCGCTGGGCTCACGCAGGCCACTCCCGGACGCGAGCCGGGTGCCAAGGAGAACGAGCTCCTCGTCGGCGTCTCCTCGTCGACAAGCATGGCATCCGTCCAGCGGCAGGTCGAGCGAGACCTCCCATCGGACGCGAACGTCGTACACGAGAACGAGAACCTCAGCTACATCGCGGTCGAGGTCCGCGACGACGGTCCCTCGACGATGGACGCCGTCGCCTCGCGCATCGAGCGCAAGTCCGGGGTCCGGTACGTCGAGGAGAACACGACGCACTACGCGTTCGCGACGCCGAACGACCCGCAGTTCGGCCAGCAGTACGCACCCCAGCAGGTGGGGGCACCGTCGGCCTGGGACACCACCTTCGGCAGCGATGACGTCACGGTCGCCATCGTCGACACGGGCGTCGACTACACCCACCCCGACCTCCAGAGCCGCTTCGGCTCGAACAAGGGCTCCGACTTCGCCGGCGGTGACGACGACCCCGCCGCGCCCAGCGGCGAGAACCACGGGACGCACGTCGCCGGTATCGCGTCGGCGACCACCGACAACGGGACCGGCGTCGCGGGCATCTCGGACTCGACGCTGCTCGCCTGTCGCGCGCTCGGCGGCGGTAGCGGCTCCACGGCCGACATCGCCGACGCCGTGGAGTACGCGACGAACCAGGGCGCGGACATCATCAACATGAGCCTCGGCGGCGGCGGCTACACGCAGACGATGAAGAACGCCGTCTCCTACGCCGTCAACAACGGCGCGCTCCCCATCTGTGCGGCGGGGAACGACGGCTCGGGCTCGGTGTCGTACCCTGCCGCGTACGACGAGTGTGTGGCGGTCTCCGCGGTCGACGAGAACGAGAACCTCGCGGATTTCTCGCAGTACGGTCCGAACCTCGACGTCGCCGCACCCGGTGTCGACGTGCTCTCGACCTGGAACGACTCCCCGTACAACAGCATCTCCGGCACGTCGATGGCGTGTCCGG
Coding sequences within:
- a CDS encoding S8 family peptidase; its protein translation is MADDTPRGTNRRTFLKTTGAAASAAAFAGLTQATPGREPGAKENELLVGVSSSTSMASVQRQVERDLPSDANVVHENENLSYIAVEVRDDGPSTMDAVASRIERKSGVRYVEENTTHYAFATPNDPQFGQQYAPQQVGAPSAWDTTFGSDDVTVAIVDTGVDYTHPDLQSRFGSNKGSDFAGGDDDPAAPSGENHGTHVAGIASATTDNGTGVAGISDSTLLACRALGGGSGSTADIADAVEYATNQGADIINMSLGGGGYTQTMKNAVSYAVNNGALPICAAGNDGSGSVSYPAAYDECVAVSAVDENENLADFSQYGPNLDVAAPGVDVLSTWNDSPYNSISGTSMACPAASGVAALGKAVDPGLTPTQLRSKLKNTAVDIGLSEQEQGAGRVSAVNIVDGDGGGGGGGGGGGDCGDESTGGSADSSLSGYWDSESYTYTTSLDSTCQVTVSLSGPSSADFDLYVTLDGRTPSTSDYDKRSITPDSQEQVIADAVSSGQDIGILVDSYSGSGSYTVSVEELGQ
- a CDS encoding TatD family hydrolase, yielding MEELDTPVLDNHMHLDPDHGRGMAAVDDFARLGGTHLLVVNKPSWHLGDLPTDRESFRHVFEATIGAVAAASERLDGRAWPVLGVHPGLVSHLVDDGHTPGEARDLMQAGLDLAAKYVADGRALALKSGRPHYEVEDAVWEASNDVMRHAFSLGAGADCAVQLHTEASDDLTEVADWAEDEGLDRTRVVKHYAGGELAGPVPSVMSEKERLTVAAASDAPFLMETDFVDDPDRPGAVLGPKTVPRRVRWLLEEGHDEAVRRAHVETPALVYDIDTTADL